GACGGGCTGCGCGTCGACCATCCGGACGGGTTGGCGAACCCGCGCGAGTACCTCGACCGCCTGCGCGAGGGCGGGGCGGAGAACGTGTGGGTCGAGAAGATCCTGGACCCCGGCGAGGAGCTGCGCGCCGACTGGCCCGTCGCGGGGACCGTCGGCTACGAGTTCGCCAACGACGTCGCGGCGCTGTTCGTCGACCCGGCAGCGGAGAGGCCGCTGACCGAGTTGTATGACTCGCTCGTGGACGACCCGCGACCGTTCGGCGAGGTCGCCGACGAGGCGAAGCTCGAGCAGGCGACGACGTCGTTCAGGCCGGAGGTCGAGCGCCTGGAGCGGTTGTGGCCGGAGGCGCCGGACCTCGCGGCCGCGGTGTCGATCCTCCCGATCTACCGCACCTACGCCGAGCCCGCGCTCGGCCACGTCGAGGCGGCCGACCGCGAGGCGCTCGCGAACCAGCCCGACGCGCTGCGCGCCGTGCTCACGCTCGACGACGTCTCGTCGGCGCCGTCCGAGTTCGTCACGCGCTTCCAGCAGACGACGCCGGCGGTGATGGCCAAGGGCGTCGAGGACACCGCGTTCTACCGCTACACGCGGTTGTTGGCGTTGAACGAAGTCGGTGGTGATCCGTCGCGGTTCGGCATCACGGCCGACCAGTTCCATGCCGGGAACGCCGCGCGGCTGCCGCACAACCTGTTGGTCTCTTCCACGCACGACACGAAGCGCACCGGGGACGTCCGGGCGCGGCTCGTCGCGTTGACGTGGATGGCCGACGAGTGGGCCGGCGCGGTGCGGTCGTGGTTCGAGGTCAACGAGCCGCTGCGGAAGAGCGGCGCGCCGACGCCGTCCGAGGAGCTGCTGATCTATCAGACCCTCGTCGCGACGTGGCCGATCGAGCCCGACCGGCTCGAGGCCTACCTGGAGAAGGCGCTGCGCGAGGCCAAGGTGTCGTCGAACTGGATCTCGCCCAACGAGAGGCACGAGGCTGCGGTCAAGGCGTTCGCGGTCGGCCTGATCGACCATGGTCCCTTCCGCTACGGCTTCGACGTCATCGCCGACCGCGTCGCGGAGATCGGTGCGCGCATCGCGCTGGCCCAGACGCTCCTCAAGCTCACCGTTCCGGGGTTGCCCGACACCTATCAGGGCGACGAGCTCTGGAAGTACGCGCTGGTCGACCCCGACAACCGCCGCCCCGTCGACTGGCAGGCCCACGCCACCGCACTGGAATCCCTCCGCGCCGGCTCGCCGCCCACCGCGGAGACCGCGAAGCTCCACCTGACGACCGC
The sequence above is a segment of the Conexibacter woesei Iso977N genome. Coding sequences within it:
- a CDS encoding malto-oligosyltrehalose synthase; translated protein: MSDVNRAPLRATYRLQLGTDLDFARAAELVPYVADLGCSHLYLSPSFQAREGSTHGYDVIDPGRVSDALGGEDGLRALAEVCHAHGMGIILDVVPNHMATDDGNRFWSDPELREKFFDVDPVSGRWRRFFDIDELAGVRMEDPEVFHAVSDLALRLVREGVIDGLRVDHPDGLANPREYLDRLREGGAENVWVEKILDPGEELRADWPVAGTVGYEFANDVAALFVDPAAERPLTELYDSLVDDPRPFGEVADEAKLEQATTSFRPEVERLERLWPEAPDLAAAVSILPIYRTYAEPALGHVEAADREALANQPDALRAVLTLDDVSSAPSEFVTRFQQTTPAVMAKGVEDTAFYRYTRLLALNEVGGDPSRFGITADQFHAGNAARLPHNLLVSSTHDTKRTGDVRARLVALTWMADEWAGAVRSWFEVNEPLRKSGAPTPSEELLIYQTLVATWPIEPDRLEAYLEKALREAKVSSNWISPNERHEAAVKAFAVGLIDHGPFRYGFDVIADRVAEIGARIALAQTLLKLTVPGLPDTYQGDELWKYALVDPDNRRPVDWQAHATALESLRAGSPPTAETAKLHLTTAALDLRRRRPESFATNNYIKVETSSDILAFLRGDILVATSIRDTSTGTTPWTLPTEATGTWHDVLSGETYDLPSGATLSGILGPTQLALLERT